The region ATGATGCATTACTGGTTTTACCGACATGCCATTTCTCATATTTGCAGTTAATTCAGTTACAAAGTTGATTTTCTCTTGGTGGGAGGGTGGATGGCTGTGTCTGTGtgtgtggggtggggggggggggggttgttgtAGTAGTATTGTGGTAATACTTGATTAATCAGGAAGATGATTTCCAATTATTTTCAATAGAAAGATtctgattttcatgaaaaattggcaGGTATGAAGCCCACCAATGCGCCGGCTGCTCAGTCGGAAGATCCTTCAGCTGAAAACAATTTTCCTGCCGGTGGTGCAGAATGGGTTGATTGTTTTGTGAGAGAAATGATGACTGCTACAAGCATAGATGATGCCAGGGCTCGAGCTACTAGATTGCTGGAAGGCTTAGAGAAATGCATTAGCTCACGTGCAGGTGCAGAGGCAGCTCAAAATTTTCACAAGGTTGGTACTGTAAATGCATGTTGACATTTTAATCAATGAGTTGTAGGTGTCTAGAGAATGAATTTCTTGCCAAGGATTAGTGCCATGAAATCGTGATCACATTTTTCGTGTATAAAGTAGTATTTAAGGTTAAGAATATAGTTAGTGATGTTCTCTAGACATTCTATGACTCATTTTCTTGATCTTATCAGCAATAATTTGACCTGCTAGTTTATTGACTTCAATTTAGTTGTTCCTTTGGGGTTGACTGTTCATCAATTCGCAGGAAAATATAATGCTGAAACAGCAAATAGAAGTGCTTCTTCGAGATAATGCCATCCTCAAGAGGGCAGTGGCCATTCAGCATGAACGTCAGAAAGAGTATGATGAAAGGAACCAGGAAGTGCAGCAATTAAAGCAGCTGATTGCCCAGGGCAAAGAGCAATTGAGAGCTCTTGAGGTAACATTCTAACTTCATAAACCTCTCATCCTAGCCATGACAAATGACAAATTGAGATGACCTTTATATCTTGTCCGAGCACTTGTGATTTTTCTTTGCTGATCTGCACCACCAATGAAAAGCCTGATTACATTTCTTGGTGTAATGCTTTTCCAAACCCTTTTTGGTAATTTTCATGTTGGAATTAGTTGTTGCTTGAAAAATATACCTGTACACTCTAGAATTGTCTTCTTAAGCAGAGGCTTTCAAGGATAAGCAGATAAGTATTGAAATATCAAAGGAAATTGTATAGATAAATCATTTTATCAGTGTCACATTCCTTACCTCAATAAGGAAAGGAGTTGTTTCAATTTGACATTAAGAGATTTGATAATAAGTGGAAGAAAGGATGTTGCTGAAGTGCAATGTTGCACTGAGAAAAGGGCGTTGGTACCCTTGTCTGCTTCAACAAACGTAAGAACAATCCAGGCGTTAGCTTCGTAAGTTGGAAACTTAACCTCCATATTGTTAGTAGAAAAGAACCTAAATAAATTCAGGTGTTAGTGTCATTGCTATTAACGTTGAAAAAGTGACCTCCAATATGGTTAACAGAGAATAACCTAACAACAGATAGGGGGATGAATATCTCAATTACTAGAGTATATTTTAGACTTCCCTTTTCGATATAGAAATTAATACCAAATGTCGTTAAGAGACAGGACAAAAAGCTATAGATGTTAATCGCcctaatttgggatttaaaatagATCAATTAAATGCGTTTCTGTAGGTTTTACTCAATGCAGGACAGAAAATGAAAGGTATCAtgaccaaaaattaaaaaaaaaattaaaaaaatgggaaAGGCATCAGGGAAAAAGTTCAAAATGTTAAGAGAATATATCTTAATATCCTTTTGCAAGACTTTTTATCATCTTGTCTAAACTGTTTTATCTGATATTAATACTTTTTCCTATTGTTTCATGGAAACTTTTATTTCTTCTTATCAAACTGTTTGTAGTCTCCATTCCGCTGGCGAACTGTTTCAGATTAAACAGATGCAGCTGTTGATGTAAAATATAGGGCAGGTTTAGCTAATAGGATTTGTGAAAACTTGCAGTGCACTCCCCTATGAAGGAGTCTTTTCAAATTTACCTTATCccccccaaaaagaaaaaatagccTTTTCAGTTTTAAGGAATTGAAAAAGATAAAACGTTCTCCACTCTTGATTTCTAATTTTCTGATTTCATTGTCATGTCATAGATCAACAATTGTGCTTTAAAAATGCATTTGCGGCAAGCTCAGCAAAGCAACTCTCTCCCTGGATTCAATTCAGATGTGTTCTAATGTGCCGAATGTTCAATGAAAGAGATGGAGCCTAGAAAGAGAACATTCCTTCTGGCAACTTGTGAACCCTGATTTTGGATGCTTTACAGGACATATTATATGTGTTGTCAGACCTGAGAGTTATAAGGTTTCTTTTGTATAAAGGCCAACTTGTGCTGGTAATTCCAATGAAGTTGCCCACAAGGGGCATCATCCAAATTTTTCCAATATGAAGTCCTCAAATGATTGTCTTGAGTGATGTCAACAAGTTTGGTATGAATTTTTTGTTgcccttaatatatatatatatatatatatgcaaagtCAATGAACTTCTGTTAATGGGAAAGGTATTTGCCGTGCATGTGTGTAATGAAGGTTGATGCCCAGGAAGTTCTAGCATGATACTCTATACCTCTGTTAGCTGGTGATGTTGCTGGTAGTAGTTATGTTTAAATTTCGACATTGTAGTGTAACTCATCCGGTTTTTCCTTGACAACTTTACAATCGCTTAACAGGCTGGAAAACAAATTCTCTCTCTCAAGCTGGCTACACCAGTCTGACTAAACTCAAGGCTTAACAGTACACACATTATGCAATACATTTGAGTACCCAAAGAGGTTATTAAACAACTAGAATGATACCAACGAGGTTATTAAACAACTAGAAAGATACCAATGCAATTTTCGCTGAGGTACGACTTCagataaaaacaaaaagaaaggaacGTCTCCTTCAATGGCGAAAATTCGCTACTCCAAAATGCTCAGCAGGATTGGATTTCAAAACCTCACAGTTAAGAATCAGACTCTTCTCGCGAGTCAAGCTTGGCAAATAATGCAAAATCCTAATTCTCTTTAGGCCTCTACTTTTGAAATATTTCACATTTAAAATAAGACTCCATTGTAATGAAGACGCACTCGGCATAGACAACTGCTGCTTTTTTGCTGTTACCTACAGTGTTTCTCAGCATCTCAATCTTGGCTTAAAAATGCCTTTATCgttatttttttggttaaaaataccCTCCAACTATTCAAATAGCTCAAAAATACCATTTCTAGTTTCTACCAATGGTTGCTCCAAAATGAGGAAAAATAGGCCAACATTGCTCTTGAACATgcaaaaaattcaattatgagaataattttttatatcttttcttGTAATCTcattcaaaccaaataaaggaaagaaactGCTAATTTTTCTAGTTCTCCATTTTctctgatatttttttcttttcatatttattttcaacCTTAAATCATATGTAAGACCAACAAATGTACCTGCAAGTCAACTTAGCGTTAAATAGCAAACTAATGATATGAGTCAGTGAGGTAACTTAACATGCCCGCTTGTTTGGCCTccatgaaggacaaaaattaaatatacagAAAATTATGACTAAACAAAATAACAACTTGATATACCAAGCAAATTAAAGTAGAGATGCAACATGAAATTTATAAAACCTTATATTCAAAGCAATTGGGATAATTGCACTTTTGGTccttcaattattaattttgattAAGCGTATTTAACTTCAAT is a window of Lycium ferocissimum isolate CSIRO_LF1 chromosome 12, AGI_CSIRO_Lferr_CH_V1, whole genome shotgun sequence DNA encoding:
- the LOC132040448 gene encoding uncharacterized protein LOC132040448 isoform X1 gives rise to the protein MSAVVCRKRSYFEDLQSPSSPISVSPPVSKKLRSSSFITSPPPLSSLFDQLRGLFPRMDTQLLEEALEESGNDLDAAIRSLHELRLGYSDGKSDTKADGEMENGMKPTNAPAAQSEDPSAENNFPAGGAEWVDCFVREMMTATSIDDARARATRLLEGLEKCISSRAGAEAAQNFHKENIMLKQQIEVLLRDNAILKRAVAIQHERQKEYDERNQEVQQLKQLIAQGKEQLRALEINNCALKMHLRQAQQSNSLPGFNSDVF
- the LOC132040448 gene encoding uncharacterized protein LOC132040448 isoform X2, with amino-acid sequence MSAVVCRKRSYFEDLQSPSSPISVSPPVSKKLRSSSFITSPPPLSSLFDQLRGLFPRMDTQLLEEALEESGNDLDAAIRSLHELRLGYSDGKSDTKADGEMENGMKPTNAPAAQSEDPSAENNFPAGGAEWVDCFVREMMTATSIDDARARATRLLEGLEKCISSRAGAEAAQNFHKENIMLKQQIEVLLRDNAILKRAVAIQHERQKEYDERNQEVQQLKQLTS